One segment of Candidatus Eisenbacteria bacterium DNA contains the following:
- the nusG gene encoding transcription termination/antitermination protein NusG has protein sequence MAKNWYVVHTYSGHEGKVRANLERLIQYNQLQDKFGEILVATEDFAVLKNGKKTVTKRKTFPSYVLVEMELTEETRNLVQGVPGVTHFVGGDKFPAPLSEMEVRRIRGEEVRERRPIMAEAPFKVGESVKVIDGPFADFVGTVDEINLERGKLRVMVSIFGRATPVELDFMQVAPI, from the coding sequence ATGGCGAAGAATTGGTATGTTGTTCACACATATTCGGGTCATGAGGGGAAGGTTAGAGCCAACCTCGAACGTCTGATCCAATACAACCAGCTCCAAGATAAATTTGGTGAAATTCTTGTCGCCACCGAAGATTTCGCGGTTCTTAAAAATGGCAAGAAGACGGTTACTAAAAGGAAGACCTTCCCAAGTTACGTTTTGGTCGAAATGGAGTTGACAGAAGAAACACGAAATCTCGTTCAAGGTGTTCCCGGCGTGACTCATTTTGTTGGAGGAGACAAGTTTCCAGCGCCTCTTTCCGAGATGGAGGTCCGGCGCATCCGGGGTGAAGAGGTTCGTGAGCGTCGTCCGATCATGGCGGAAGCACCCTTCAAGGTCGGGGAAAGCGTCAAGGTCATCGACGGGCCGTTTGCCGACTTTGTCGGCACCGTCGATGAGATTAACTTGGAAAGAGGAAAACTACGTGTCATGGTCAGCATCTTCGGGCGGGCGACGCCCGTAGAGCTCGACTTTATGCAGGTTGCACCGATCTAA
- the rplK gene encoding 50S ribosomal protein L11, whose protein sequence is MAKKEAVAFIKLHIPAGAANPAPPVGPALGTHQVNIMEFCKAFNAQTQDKSGLIIPVVISVYKDRSFSFITKSPPASILLKKAANLAKGSGEPNRNKVGTVTRQQLREIAEQKQEDLNAASIEAAMRMIEGTGRSMGIEILEES, encoded by the coding sequence ATGGCGAAGAAAGAAGCGGTAGCCTTCATCAAACTTCATATTCCCGCAGGCGCGGCCAACCCTGCACCTCCGGTGGGTCCGGCACTGGGCACCCACCAGGTCAATATTATGGAGTTCTGCAAGGCGTTTAACGCACAGACGCAGGACAAATCGGGTCTCATTATCCCGGTCGTCATCTCGGTCTACAAAGATCGATCTTTCAGTTTCATAACAAAGAGTCCTCCAGCTTCGATTCTTCTCAAGAAGGCGGCGAATCTGGCCAAGGGCTCCGGCGAGCCGAATCGGAACAAGGTTGGCACGGTCACGCGCCAGCAGCTCCGTGAGATCGCTGAACAGAAGCAGGAAGATCTCAATGCCGCGTCCATCGAGGCGGCAATGAGGATGATCGAGGGCACAGGGCGCAGCATGGGTATCGAGATCTTAGAGGAATCTTAA
- the secE gene encoding preprotein translocase subunit SecE, with the protein MSKITELRTFISEVAVESKKVTWPSWADMKASTWVVIIAVFFITFFIFVVDQIVGRIVGLVL; encoded by the coding sequence ATGTCCAAGATTACTGAATTGAGGACCTTTATTAGTGAGGTCGCCGTAGAAAGCAAGAAAGTCACCTGGCCATCATGGGCAGACATGAAGGCCTCGACATGGGTGGTGATCATTGCCGTTTTCTTCATCACCTTCTTTATCTTTGTCGTGGATCAGATCGTCGGCCGCATCGTAGGTCTCGTTCTGTAA